Part of the Benincasa hispida cultivar B227 chromosome 12, ASM972705v1, whole genome shotgun sequence genome is shown below.
AAAACTAACGTGTATTATAAACTGAAGGAGAAAGAATCAAGTACAAGAACTGGAATGCATAACAGCAAATAATTTGATTATCAACCCATAATAGAGAGAAATAAACTTACAAACACCATTTTAATTCATGAAACGACAATAAGAAAAGAAGACGTGTTCAGCTACTATGACAATTTTGCATTTgtgaacatttttttctttaataatcatTTTGAGACTTTTTGAACAACTGGCTGTAATTACCTTTGACAGTTAGAACCATGAGTGCATACATCAGCCGCGTCGCAGAGGGGGTATTAGAAGTATTGCACCAGGCAGCGCACTTGAAAATGGATGAATACCGAAGGATGGATCTCAACTCAACATGCAGCTTTCCAACTCAATCATGCTTTTTGTGAAGCTTGAAGCCAAAAACTCTGGGAACATAGCCTTGTGTGGCTTTTTGTGGCTTCAGATGTCCGTATGTCATCAAAAACAAGTGTGGGAATGTGGTTCCGAAATACGCTCCATCGATATCTTAGGCCAAGTGAAGGAAACCCTTGAAGAACACAAGGCAATAGAGGTGTACAATTAACAGTATGCATCATAAAAAGACTAGTTAAGCAGGCATTCACttgcaaaggaaaaaaaaataacccaTCCCCAACATTTGCTTCAGAACACCAACCACAAATCCAGAACCATTACTAAAATAGAGAAGCCACAGATTAGCATGTAGTAAAAACCGAAAACACATCCATTCCCCACCCCCTTTGAAAGCAAAATTTATCTGCATGTAAGCacatgagtttgttcaatatacATTCACAGTCCATTGAATATCCAAAATGACAACTCTAACTTAACAGCACACATCAGGAAAGGGAGAGACTTTTGAAGAAAAGTACATTCACGTGAAAGCACTTCTCCATTTGTACTTTTGATAGATACACTACTTGTGTGCTTCTCCTAGACGCATTATAAGTGATTACAGAATTTCCAAAACCACTTTTGGTTATCTAGCCGAACACAATATTGAAAGTGCTTTTAAGTAACTGAATGCACCGGTCCCGCTCCCGAAAACATTCCAAACCCGCCCTTAATTCTCGAAATatcatgaaaagaaaaaacttcaGAGAATCTGAAACTGACTGCAGATTTACCGTAGCACTCAAtctataaaacaaaaacaaaaacaaaaacagaacaGAAcagaacaaaaaaaacaaagaaacaaaaaacaaaataaccaTGGCCATCACTTATCTATTGATACATGTCCTTTAGTAAGATTATAGAACCAAACACGATCAAACATCTTTCATGGatgaatcaaataaaaatgaagTGACCATTTGCAGCAAGGGAGGAAAACCTTTGCAATGGTTCATGCTACCACGGAATTATTCGACTCTTCAGATAGCTTACTTGAACAAagacaaatattaaataatgttCTATACAGCAGCAACTAAAGACTATCAAGGCCttgaaacaactttttgaaCTGCTTTAACAGTTGATCATAGCAATGTCATAATCGTGACTCgattatttttttccattcaaaATACAAACTCAGCTTGTTACAAAGAAGAATACACATGGAAAAAATCACTAGAAGAATAATATAAAACCATATATTATCTAAATTAGCAATAGAAAAAAGATTGACAAATACACAAAAATGATTAAAGTTAACAGATGcttcttgaaaaaaaataaaataataaagcaCAGGCAAAATCAATCTCATAAAAAAGGGCTATACATGCTTCTTATGAATTCAATAACAAGCATGTAGAACGTGCAGCAAAGaatcaaaataattatatatgagaaTAAATTTACAACATCAAGGCAAAGAGGAGGCAGAAGGACAAGATATGATAAATTTAAAGAAGGATACTGCCTTGATATTTTGAACGAGGGTAATATATGTCTTCACATTTTGGGCAGTATATCTTTACAGTGCTGGAACGAGGAATATCTGACTGCCCCACTGGAAGGCATGGTTGTCCACAGCAGTACACTCTTGGGCACCTTCCAAAATCATAGTTTTTATACTTCTCCAGCTGTATTTTTTCTAGTTAGCAATTTAAACATAGGAGGAAGATAAGTAGTTAAAGAAACTTTAATGAGAAATTACCATTGCAGATATTCCTTTGCCAGTTAGTATGTATCTGACATGAATAAGACCATATAGCATCTCAGCAGCCGACTCAACTAGTTCATTTTGTTCTTCAGTGAACATGTCACCTGGGCATGGCCATAAACAGATGGGAAGTATGAACAAaaaagatgcacacaaagaacAGAGATGGAAAGCCTGAACTATGAAGTAGTATCGTTCTTCCAAAGCAGGGATGAGAAGAGGGGGTCGGTTAATATGTAGAACTATCAATTACTAAACGAAATACTTCTAAAGGAACTAGACTTCCTAACAATGGATTGTAATGTCATCATCTACCAACCATCCAATCAATGGAAAACCAAACCAAGATTTAGTATCGTAGTCACAATTCTTATAGAAGGCTCGACAGTCTAATTCATACACATAAATTGAACTCCCAGATGATATATTATGAAAGTCAAGATGCGGGGCAGCATTATACATTCCTTAAATTACAAAAGGGGAAAAAACGAGAAATCCAGCATTGGACAAGATAGCCTCACCGTGAGAAGATTCAACATCCAAAATAAGATCAAGCGCATAGTCATAGTAAGGAACTTGACTGCTCAAGCCACAAAGATTGAAATCATCTTGGATGTACTCATCGTCAACTTCACAAAAAAATTCATTTCCCCTCAAATTGCAAAACCACGAAATCCATGACGTATCATCTCCGTCTGAACCACTGACATCTGATTCTTCACTGTCTGTTTCAGATTCCTCTGACATTAATGgaaatttattagatacaataaaaaaaaatcgaagaaaaaGACAAACGATAGCTATAATATCTCCAGAGAAAATAATGCTGCCATAGAAGCCAAGTACCACTCTATCATTGGACAAAACCCGTTAGCAAAAATGTAACTCCAAGttcattttatttctaagtAGAGTTTTCAAAAAACGGAACAGAGACATTAAATGACCTAGATCCcgattaaaacaaaaattagagTTTAAAACTCTTCCAAATTTCCCAAGCGTTCACCTGAATAACACGAACTAAAAAACtcacaatattaaaataattttaaaaaaaaaataacaaggaaagaagaaaacaacACTAACCATCGGAGCATTTATTCTTGGACAGAGAGGCAGAACGATGATCAAGTTGTGGTTTACCAGTTGAAGTCGACGGCACAGAGAGCCTCTCCTTCTCCTTACTATGAAGACCTCTTGAAGTAGATGGAGAAGTCTTCTCCAGATGCTTATCTAGAGCATCGTTGATACGCTTCCGATCCAAGGTACCACCTACGATCTCCGATTTCGAAGAACCACCAATCCCCCCTCCTCCTCCTCGATCCCTATACATATCTTTCAACAAATCACAGCTCGTAAATTCGAATTCAACCTACTGATGAAGGGAcctccaaaaaacaaaaaaacaaaaacaactcgACGGTGGAAGCAAATCCCTGGATTGGGGAGCAAGAAGAAAGGGAGATTAGGGTTTTTTTAGGGGCGAAAATCAGATGAAGTCATTTGAATGAGAGAATAGCAAAGGAAACAGAGGAGAAATGGAGGTGGACAAAAGGGGGAGGAACAGTAGGGTTTGATGGAAGAAGAATCGAAGGAGAGAGGTCTAGGGTTTGAAGAAGTGGAAGAGAACAGTTCGCTTaggcttctttcttttttttctttttttctttttttttttaatctctctctctctctctctctctctctctctctctctctaagaagaaatgaaaaaaacaaaagagtATGGTAAAGGGTTGCTTGAGAAAGCACGAGATTTTCAGAcgaaaaattattgaattattgatttttatttttatttttatttcgtcttttagttttaaaatgacTAAGGAATAAAGTTTTAAGTTAAATatctctttttaaaaattaggttaCAAGTTTGGTAGGTAgtgtgttttctttttcttcttaattacaagtttaattctTTAACTTTAAAACTTTTATCAATTTGTTATATCATTGGATTACTTAATGAAGGTTAAAATCACATAATTTCATACTACAATTACACTGTATGTATAAATGTAAATTAGTTAATCTCATAACTTCATGTTACAATTACAATGTATCTATAAATGtatattagttaattttcaGAGCTCATCTAGGCAAAATAAAAATACgtttaactttatattacattttgaagttgataacaacatgtttaaactaatgaaaaaaagatttagatgaaaataaatttgGTAACAAAAAGTTAAACCAATTGAAAAAGAGTTAGATAAACTAATTGATAATAATGTGCTCAGAATGTTGAAgaaaatgttctatttttgcttaattattattcaaatatataatgtatttgCAATATTCACAGGTACAATCAACCACCACATAACTCCAATTCTCTGGTGTCCCCCCAACTGTGAAAGTTCTGATTTATTATAATGTCTAACTCTGATTTTCTCCGATGAACAAGGTTTCATCTTCTTTGGTCGAAAAACAAAGAAAGTTGATTATAATAATGAAACAAAAGAAGATTGAATCATCATACAAGaacaaatgaagagaaaaagaggaaaatcgATAGATCAATGGAAAGAGGAATAGGGAAagtctaagccattgtaaagCCATGGCAAAAACAATAGCTTGTGAAAAAACCACAACAAAACGTAAATCGATAAACACTTTATGTGAGTAACaaaacttatatttttttacGATAGtgatggatatttttttttttccaaatcgttgaaataatataaaacaatttaatcctttaaggatatgagaaatatccagctaatttattaagaatgtgtataaaattatgaaaagcaattcaaaaatttgaataaatttgaatatgtataaagtaatgaaaaacaattcaaagataagaataaatttgaaatttgattatataaaatgaaatttggtaatatatgaaaatttaaaatataaatttggtgggaaaatctggatatttaattaaagtgagattaatttgaaaagtgtttAAACAGAatctaaactaataataaaataagcaGATTATGAAACTCAGGAGGGTAGTTGTTCTTAAGGAAAATCAACAATTACCCTGTATACAGAACTCAACCTTGTTTATGATTCTACACTTACCAtatatttgtagtttcatcaataacaacaacaatgaaCTAGACAAGGGCAAATTAGGGATATAGAAATTTGTAGTCATGTGCATGTCACGTGGGTTGCCATAAATCCTATTATTAGccagttttgtcatttttcaaaacaaaacccTAAATTTGCCATACGCTACAATTCCCGTTGTATTTAATAgtgttggaaatgacttttggCTTATGCCCACAGGAAAAGTTAAATGGAGCGGGGAGCTTTGTCCGACATGATAGATTTGGAATTGTCCAGAGGGTATAAATACCAAGGCATTCTAGATAAGAGTTTAAAGTGTGTTAGTGGTGGAAGTATAACCCTTTCACCACATGTGTGTGTTGTTGCTGTATGTTCGGTTTGCTGgatactaaatttttattacttaattatttgatttttttaatgaatcatttatattaatattttgtaGACCGTTTTGTTTGACTGTTTTCTTTATTGTTCTTTTGCCCCGACTGTTCTTTTGCCCATTTATCAGTGTTCATATGACCGTTCATCTGCTACAACGTTCATCTTTTTGTTATGTCCTCTACTATTTGATAGAGATCACACCTGAGAGAGGAGACACACGACTGATTATTTCTTACTTTCTCTTCTATTTTCATCAAATTGTTCTTATATTTTGAGCAATCATTGATTCTAGTCCATTCTCTGACAAGTGCATACCTGAATTTGGAGATTGCATTAACCTTGGGGAACAACCGACATAGCGATTAGCACCAAGGTCACACCGTAATTGCTTTTAAGGCAGTCGTTTCTCCACAATGTACCAACCCTTCGTGACATTTCTTCTAACAATTTAAAAGCTATTAAGCAAATTTCAATTAAGAATGGTAAGGTTCTTCCTGATTTGTCCAAGATCGAACCATTGGACGGAGCAAATTATCATCGCTAGTCTAAGAAATTATTGATCTTCTCCGAGCAGCTCGAGATTGATTATATCCTCACCACAGAATCGCCTGTTAGTACCGAAAATGTGGCAACTATCTTTGATCCAGAATCCTCCAAACAACCCCTTGATGTTTCTGATTAATCAAAGTAGTCCTCCGCAATTGATCCTAATAAATacgagaaaaaaaacaaaatacaaaaaaatagttTGTGGCCATATGCTGAATCATATGATGGCTTTGATGTTTGATCTGTTCATGGCCCAAAAGTCAGCAAAGGTAATTTGGAGTACGTTGGAGTCCTGATATAGAGGAGATGATGTTAGCCGCAAGAAGTATGTTGTCAGTAAATGGCTACAATTCCAGATGAGAAATCGATAGTGAAGCggatgttgggaatgtcctagaactcgcagtttgtgttaaacattctatttatcaataaaatattgttgagtattttattcaataaaattgtttattttgcactctattatgaaaatccaataaacatattcatggctatagtatgaatactttaattttatgtagtgacataaacaggatcaagttaatagtatatagcctaaatggtctataagtatatggatgaaattgggtatctcatcctgataacactattggatgctacccattttgtataggtaatacaaatgatgtgatccacagatcattcatgtagagacatgtgagtgggggcatcctatgtaatgagtttgcatatagactggaccactaaatagtcacttttctttataacgaccgtttactgttaaaactaactatttcatacataagtaacctaggataactcgatattaatcctgagctagctatgaacttctatttatttgagattatcctttgatctgcatgggtgagagtagttcaacaacactgctcaataaaccttccattttggggataagaccggatgaattgttggggacatagccctacaagatggaattcactcctacccattttagggttagcagataggttgttctcttaagtactgattccaggtcttaaaTAATCGGGGTCCctcttctcatgatagagaaagaacatgattcataagtagtattataaatcgaattattcattagagggtcattggaaacttaaggaacgagatgtatttatagaggtaaaacgataattttgacctagctgtaattaCGAATGACCTGTgtaggatcgacttactgattatgatttatatggatagtaatatatctacagtgaggagagtgcaactatcgagctatagtgatgtgtcttgatagttaacgaatagtaattaattcgattaaaaagttttaacgatttaattacaaatcgttggagctcatgatctgtaggtccattaggtctctctactagctcattaaattggaataacgaattgagtattgatgtatgaaattagggttatgaatttgaaatgttcaaattcaatttttaggattttcgattgattgtatatgatacaattataaacatttagtttgattgaaattaaacgaaattgaaaaatcaattaatatttaaattatgatttaaatataaaattgattcattggtgatattaatattttactaaattaatatttagatcactacaaaaaaaaaaaaaaatgagcttCTCTGACGCCTAAATCGGTTGTCAGGAGAAAAGGTGTCTCCCGACGACGTAAAACAGTGTCCCATCGAGAGTTCTCGGAGAACTCCCGACGAATAAAAtaggcgtcgggagttcccttGGAACTTTTGACGGATCTCCGACGGGCGTCGGGAGATGGGATCTAGTAAAAACAAGATCCCTTCTTCCTCATTTTCCCCATTCTCCCCACTTTGAACCTTAACCCGCTGTCGCCGAACCCTAACCCGTCGCCACTGCcattcttccctttccctttgccgATCTCTCTCATTTTCCCATCATTCTTCCCCGCCGATCTCCTCCCCCTGCTCCACTCCCTCGCTCGTCGATCCCTCTCCCTTCCCTTTGCGTTTTGCTCCTTCAAGTAGTCGCCACCGTCGCTTCTTCAGCCATCGTCTAGTCCAGCCGCTACCGCCTCCCCTCCTTCAGTTGACTCCTTCAACTGCCAGCCGCGGCCTGTCGGTAATCTTCCccctttattttctcttattttgtatattaatttaaatcattatttttaatttatagcatgttattgtggattgagttttttttttttttttttattgtgaatgttggattgtggatgt
Proteins encoded:
- the LOC120067202 gene encoding putative casein kinase II subunit beta-4, whose translation is MYRDRGGGGGIGGSSKSEIVGGTLDRKRINDALDKHLEKTSPSTSRGLHSKEKERLSVPSTSTGKPQLDHRSASLSKNKCSDEESETDSEESDVSGSDGDDTSWISWFCNLRGNEFFCEVDDEYIQDDFNLCGLSSQVPYYDYALDLILDVESSHGDMFTEEQNELVESAAEMLYGLIHVRYILTGKGISAMLEKYKNYDFGRCPRVYCCGQPCLPVGQSDIPRSSTVKIYCPKCEDIYYPRSKYQGNIDGAYFGTTFPHLFLMTYGHLKPQKATQGYVPRVFGFKLHKKHD